In Coraliomargarita parva, the genomic stretch TTCTGGTTGATTCATTAGACGCAAAGCAGCGGCATCTTTGTGAAAGCGCGGATTCAGATTTTCGTTGGTGAAATTACCGACTTTTTCGATCTGAAAAGCACTGCCATCTGAGAGTAACTGCGCGTATTTTACGCGCCCAGTCAGACCGCGCAGAGATAAAGCTCCCCTCGGCCAATGCAAGATGTGCACGTAGAGACGATTCAGCTTCTTGTTGTAGGTGTAGCGACAATCCTTCGGTGGTGGCGGAAAGTCTTTTGGTGCCGAACCGCAACCATAAATAGAGCGCGCGTTGTATTTCATCCAGTGCGCGACAAAGTCCAGACTCTTCATCTCTAGTGGAGAAATGTAGCCGCGAGCAGTCGGCCCGATATTGATCAGGCTGTTGCCATTGAGGCTGGTCTGCGTGATGATCGTTTCGAGGATGCGCAACGGCGTTTTAGCATAAGATTTTTCGTCGCGGTTGTAGCACCAAGAGGCGCTCAACGTGTGACAGCCTTCCCAAGGCACACTATTGCCGTCTGCATCGACGCAGTCCTCGTCACGCAAATAGTTTTCGGGCGTGAGAATATCTTCACAGCCAGGTAGCGCCAGGCGGTTATTGAGAATAATGTGCGGCTGCAACTCGCGGATCATGTCATACATGGCCTGTGACTCGCAAGCGACCGGATCGATCTTGCCACTGACATCAAACCAGAACTCAACTATCTCACCAAACTCGGTTAACAGCTCACGCACTTGGTCGCGCATGTATTGAGCGTAGCGGCTCATGTCGCGTCCCTCGTTCAGGCGATCAATTTCTTCCTGAGGAAGATGATGCAGGCTGTGCGAGCCATCGATAATGAAGTCCGGATGATACCAGTCCGAGATTGAGTAATA encodes the following:
- a CDS encoding alpha-L-fucosidase, with the translated sequence MKFDENLARFQHDRFGMFIHWGVYAMHGTNEWCQYRSKISQEDYQFMIDHFEPDMFDPKHWAQTAKRVGMKYVIFTTKHHDGFCMWDTQFTDYKITNSPAKRDVLREIVDAFREEGIAVGLYYSISDWYHPDFIIDGSHSLHHLPQEEIDRLNEGRDMSRYAQYMRDQVRELLTEFGEIVEFWFDVSGKIDPVACESQAMYDMIRELQPHIILNNRLALPGCEDILTPENYLRDEDCVDADGNSVPWEGCHTLSASWCYNRDEKSYAKTPLRILETIITQTSLNGNSLINIGPTARGYISPLEMKSLDFVAHWMKYNARSIYGCGSAPKDFPPPPKDCRYTYNKKLNRLYVHILHWPRGALSLRGLTGRVKYAQLLSDGSAFQIEKVGNFTNENLNPRFHKDAAALRLMNQPEDTPIPVIEVFLKD